In Rhodothermus marinus DSM 4252, a single genomic region encodes these proteins:
- a CDS encoding dynamin family protein — MEALLTAEHEALLEAERNLLARLHGVLARTGADESLRERLSEVIETLDALFVVVVVGEFNAGKSTVLNALFGEKLLEEGPIPTTAKITLLRYGETPMERPRSEYLVERYHPSERLRHLVLVDTPGTNSIIRRHQELTEHFIPRADLVLFVTSFDRPLAESERQFLSYIRDTWGKRLVFVLNKADLARSEADLEQVLAHIRTGCRELMGFEPEIFPISAARAFEARTSDDPERRARLWESSGFEDFERLLLDRLAGPERLRIKLTAPLDVAEKLIERLQTHLAERRQLLAQDRANLERLEARLEEVRAELIATVRPYLSEIDNQLLQVERRGLQFLQDTIRIGRLGLLRDRDRFKEEFARQVVRDLDHRLETTLAEAVDRLLQQGLQLWNQTLSEFTERVEQVVRRRPPQVRADLLYDRRQLFDAVVRQATRQLETYDLREEARRILENTRDAVALFLGTEALAGLGALVTMLITAAGLDVTGGFVAAGALAVVGLVVLPIQKRRALREFRNRIEQLRTELLTALGQQLEREVDGLLERLAATLAPYREFVHREQRLVDETEEALRALERETRRLRAAIEKAVPVG; from the coding sequence ATGGAAGCCCTCCTGACGGCCGAACACGAAGCACTGCTCGAAGCCGAGCGCAACCTGCTGGCCCGCCTGCACGGCGTGCTGGCACGCACAGGGGCCGACGAGTCGCTGCGCGAACGGCTCTCGGAAGTCATCGAAACGCTCGACGCGCTCTTCGTGGTGGTCGTCGTGGGCGAGTTCAACGCGGGCAAATCGACCGTCCTGAACGCGCTCTTCGGCGAAAAACTGCTGGAAGAAGGACCGATCCCCACCACGGCGAAGATCACGCTGCTGCGCTACGGCGAGACGCCCATGGAGCGGCCGCGTTCGGAATATCTGGTCGAGCGCTACCATCCGTCGGAGCGGCTGCGCCATCTGGTGCTCGTCGATACACCCGGCACCAACTCGATCATCCGCCGCCATCAGGAGCTGACCGAGCACTTCATCCCGCGGGCCGATCTGGTGCTGTTCGTAACCTCGTTCGATCGTCCGCTGGCCGAAAGCGAACGTCAGTTCCTCTCGTACATTCGCGACACGTGGGGCAAGCGGCTCGTGTTCGTGCTGAACAAGGCCGATCTGGCCCGAAGCGAAGCGGATCTGGAACAGGTGCTGGCGCACATCCGGACGGGCTGTCGGGAGCTGATGGGCTTCGAACCGGAAATCTTTCCGATCAGCGCGGCCCGCGCCTTCGAGGCGCGCACAAGCGACGATCCGGAACGACGCGCCCGGCTCTGGGAAAGCAGCGGCTTCGAAGACTTCGAGCGCCTGCTGCTCGATCGACTGGCCGGCCCCGAGCGGCTCCGGATCAAACTGACGGCCCCGCTCGACGTGGCCGAGAAGCTGATCGAACGCCTGCAGACGCACCTGGCCGAGCGCCGCCAGCTCCTCGCGCAGGATCGCGCCAACCTGGAACGCCTCGAAGCCCGGCTGGAGGAAGTCCGGGCCGAGCTGATCGCCACCGTCCGGCCCTACCTTTCGGAGATCGACAACCAGCTCCTGCAGGTCGAGCGTCGCGGGCTGCAGTTTCTGCAGGACACGATCCGCATCGGCCGCCTGGGCCTGCTGCGCGACCGCGATCGCTTCAAGGAAGAGTTCGCCCGCCAGGTGGTGCGCGATCTGGATCACCGACTCGAAACGACGCTGGCCGAAGCCGTCGATCGCCTGCTGCAGCAGGGCCTGCAGCTCTGGAACCAGACGCTGAGCGAATTCACCGAGCGCGTCGAGCAGGTGGTGCGGCGCCGTCCACCGCAGGTGCGGGCCGATCTGCTCTACGATCGCCGCCAGCTCTTCGACGCCGTCGTGCGCCAGGCGACCCGCCAGCTTGAAACCTACGACCTGCGCGAGGAGGCCCGCCGCATTCTGGAAAACACACGCGACGCCGTGGCGCTCTTTCTGGGTACCGAAGCGCTGGCCGGGCTCGGGGCGCTCGTCACCATGCTCATCACGGCGGCCGGACTGGACGTGACGGGCGGCTTCGTGGCGGCCGGTGCGCTGGCCGTCGTCGGACTTGTCGTGCTGCCCATCCAGAAGCGCCGCGCGCTGCGCGAGTTTCGCAATCGGATCGAACAACTCCGCACCGAGCTGCTGACGGCCCTGGGGCAACAACTTGAACGCGAGGTGGACGGCCTGCTCGAACGCCTGGCGGCCACGCTGGCCCCCTATCGGGAGTTCGTGCATCGTGAGCAGCGCCTGGTCGACGAAACCGAGGAGGCGCTGCGGGCGCTCGAACGCGAGACGCGCCGCCTGCGGGCCGCCATCGAAAAGGCCGTGCCCGTCGGCTAA
- a CDS encoding AAA family ATPase, translating into MADLFQQAAERLLAAQAPLAERMRPRTLDEFVGQEHILGPGKLLRRAIEADRLSSLIFYGPPGTGKTTLARIIARTSRAHFTALNAVLAGVKDIRDAIEAAQERLRLHQQRTILFIDEVHRFNKAQQDALLPHVENGTVIFIGATTENPYFEVIKPLVSRSRVFELKPLTPEHLRRIAEQALADPERGYGRRNVVVDPEALDHLIDVANGDARSLLNALELAVETTPPDASGRIHITLPVAEESIQRRAVLYDKEGDAHFDTISAFIKSLRGSDPDAALYWLARMIYAGEDPRFILRRMLIFAAEDVGLADPRALQVAAAAAQAFDYVGMPEGQFILAECCLYLATAPKSNSTMAYFNALAYVEREQSGDVPTHLKDASRDRQGLGHGQGYKYPHAYREHYVPQQYLPEHMQGTYFYEPSDQGYERVIAERLAAWRQRDLAEGLKKRLQRYLPDDANR; encoded by the coding sequence ATGGCGGACCTGTTTCAACAGGCGGCCGAGCGGCTGCTGGCCGCACAGGCGCCGCTGGCCGAACGCATGCGGCCGCGCACACTCGACGAGTTCGTCGGCCAAGAGCACATCCTGGGGCCGGGCAAACTGCTGCGCCGTGCCATCGAGGCCGACCGGCTCTCGTCGCTGATCTTCTACGGACCGCCCGGCACGGGCAAGACCACGCTGGCCCGCATCATCGCCCGCACCAGCCGGGCGCACTTCACCGCACTCAACGCCGTACTGGCCGGCGTCAAAGACATCCGCGACGCGATCGAAGCAGCTCAGGAGCGGCTACGGCTGCACCAGCAGCGCACCATCCTGTTCATCGACGAAGTGCACCGCTTCAACAAAGCCCAGCAGGACGCGCTGCTGCCGCACGTCGAAAACGGCACGGTCATCTTCATCGGCGCCACCACCGAGAACCCCTACTTCGAGGTCATCAAGCCGCTGGTGAGCCGCTCGCGCGTCTTCGAACTGAAGCCGCTCACGCCCGAGCACCTGCGCCGCATCGCCGAGCAGGCGCTGGCCGATCCCGAACGCGGCTACGGCCGCCGGAACGTCGTCGTCGATCCCGAAGCGCTCGACCATCTGATCGACGTCGCCAACGGCGATGCCCGCTCGCTCCTCAACGCGCTGGAACTGGCCGTCGAGACCACCCCGCCCGACGCCTCCGGGCGCATTCACATCACGCTCCCGGTAGCCGAAGAGTCCATCCAGCGCCGGGCCGTCCTCTACGACAAAGAAGGCGACGCGCACTTCGACACGATCAGCGCCTTCATCAAGAGCCTGCGCGGGTCCGATCCCGACGCGGCGCTCTACTGGCTCGCCCGCATGATCTACGCGGGCGAAGATCCGCGCTTCATCCTGCGCCGCATGCTCATCTTTGCGGCCGAAGACGTCGGGCTGGCCGATCCCCGGGCGCTGCAGGTGGCGGCGGCCGCCGCCCAGGCCTTCGACTACGTGGGCATGCCGGAAGGTCAGTTCATTCTGGCCGAGTGCTGTCTGTACCTGGCCACCGCACCGAAGAGCAATTCGACGATGGCCTACTTCAACGCGCTGGCCTACGTCGAGCGCGAGCAGTCCGGCGACGTGCCCACCCATCTGAAAGACGCCAGCCGCGACCGTCAGGGCCTCGGCCACGGCCAGGGCTACAAATACCCGCACGCCTACCGCGAACACTACGTCCCCCAGCAGTACCTGCCCGAGCACATGCAGGGCACCTATTTCTACGAACCCTCGGACCAGGGCTACGAGCGCGTCATTGCCGAACGGCTGGCCGCCTGGCGCCAGCGCGATCTGGCCGAAGGCCTGAAAAAGCGCCTGCAGCGCTACCTGCCCGACGACGCCAATCGGTAG
- the ilvD gene encoding dihydroxy-acid dehydratase → MPPLNRYSRRITQPKSQGASQAMLLATGLKEEDLDKPQIGIASVWYEGNPCNMHLLDLAAEVKAGVQEAGMVGFRFNTIGVSDGISMGTEGMSYSLPSRDLIADSIETVMAAQWYDGLIALPGCDKNMPGCVIAMGRLNRPALMIYGGTIRPGCLNGQKLDVVSAFQSYGEYLAGKITDEQRRAIIRHACPGPGACGGMYTANTMAAAIEAMGLSLPFSSSLPAEDPRKREECRRAGHVMRRLLEQDLKPRDIVTRASLENAIAVVMALGGSTNAVLHLLAIAHAFDLPLSLDDFQRIARRVPLLADMKPSGRYVMEDLCRIGGVPAVMKLLLKHGVLHGDALTVTGKTLAENLADVPDLPENQDIIRPWDNPIKSSAHIYILYGNLAPGGCVAKITGKEGLRFSGPARVFDSEEDMLAGLEAGRIQRGDVIVIRYEGPKGGPGMPEMLTPTSALMGAGLGKDVALITDGRFSGGSHGFIIGHVVPEAQEGGPIALVRDGDRITIDAEAGLIHVDVSDEELARRRAAWTPPPLKVTRGALFRYVQTVQDASRGCITDAPIGEPQPVGSPTS, encoded by the coding sequence ATGCCGCCGCTCAACCGCTACAGCCGTCGCATCACCCAGCCGAAATCTCAGGGGGCGTCGCAGGCCATGCTGCTGGCCACCGGCCTGAAGGAAGAAGACCTGGACAAGCCCCAGATCGGTATCGCCTCGGTCTGGTACGAAGGCAACCCCTGCAACATGCACCTGCTGGACCTGGCCGCCGAGGTGAAGGCCGGCGTGCAGGAAGCCGGCATGGTGGGCTTCCGGTTCAACACGATCGGCGTCTCCGACGGTATCTCGATGGGCACCGAGGGCATGTCCTACAGCCTGCCCTCGCGCGATCTGATCGCGGACTCCATCGAGACGGTCATGGCCGCCCAGTGGTACGACGGCCTCATCGCGCTGCCCGGTTGCGACAAGAACATGCCGGGCTGCGTGATCGCCATGGGCCGGCTGAACCGCCCCGCGCTGATGATCTACGGCGGCACGATCCGCCCCGGCTGCCTCAACGGCCAGAAGCTGGACGTGGTCAGCGCCTTCCAGAGCTACGGCGAGTACCTGGCGGGCAAAATCACCGACGAACAGCGGCGGGCGATCATCCGCCACGCCTGTCCGGGACCGGGCGCCTGCGGCGGCATGTACACGGCCAACACGATGGCGGCGGCCATCGAGGCCATGGGCCTCTCGCTGCCCTTCAGCTCGAGCCTCCCGGCCGAAGACCCGCGCAAACGCGAAGAGTGCCGCCGGGCTGGACACGTCATGCGCCGGCTTCTGGAGCAGGACCTCAAACCCCGCGACATCGTCACGCGCGCCTCGCTCGAAAACGCCATCGCCGTCGTCATGGCGCTGGGCGGCTCGACGAACGCCGTGCTGCACCTGCTGGCCATCGCGCACGCCTTCGACCTGCCGCTGTCGCTCGACGACTTTCAGCGCATCGCCCGGCGCGTGCCGCTCCTGGCCGACATGAAGCCCAGCGGCCGCTACGTCATGGAAGACCTGTGTCGCATCGGCGGCGTGCCGGCCGTCATGAAGCTGCTGCTCAAGCACGGCGTGCTGCACGGCGACGCGCTCACCGTGACGGGCAAAACGCTCGCCGAAAACCTTGCCGATGTGCCCGACCTGCCCGAGAATCAGGACATCATCCGCCCCTGGGACAACCCGATCAAATCAAGCGCCCACATCTACATCCTCTACGGCAACCTGGCACCCGGCGGCTGCGTGGCCAAGATCACGGGCAAAGAAGGACTGCGTTTCAGCGGACCCGCCCGCGTTTTCGACTCCGAAGAAGACATGCTGGCCGGACTCGAAGCGGGCCGCATTCAGCGCGGCGACGTGATCGTCATCCGCTATGAAGGACCGAAAGGCGGTCCGGGCATGCCCGAAATGCTCACGCCCACCTCGGCGCTGATGGGGGCCGGATTGGGCAAAGACGTGGCGCTGATCACCGACGGCCGCTTCAGCGGCGGAAGCCACGGCTTCATCATCGGCCACGTCGTACCCGAAGCCCAGGAGGGCGGCCCCATCGCGCTCGTGCGCGACGGCGACAGGATTACGATCGACGCCGAAGCCGGCCTCATTCACGTGGACGTGTCCGACGAAGAGCTGGCCCGTCGGCGTGCCGCCTGGACCCCGCCCCCGCTCAAGGTCACCCGCGGCGCCCTCTTCCGCTACGTGCAGACCGTGCAGGACGCCTCGCGCGGCTGCATCACCGACGCCCCGATCGGCGAACCCCAACCCGTGGGATCTCCCACTTCCTGA
- a CDS encoding DUF2459 domain-containing protein — protein MNRKRFFLLGLMLLLAGLAAAQERRFRIYLIHHGWHAGIAFYQADLEGTDWPAEAFFPERRFVEVGWGEAGYYPDPDPGAGDALRAALWPTDAVLHVAAFDHPPALIFKGPVRQIDLDSTAFRRLVAYVADYFKRDAQGRLEPVAPGLYGVESQFYAAKGRYHLFNNCNHWVARALRAAGLSVHPARALTLGDLWRQLEPLSQAASPEAAGCLSNIR, from the coding sequence ATGAATCGGAAGCGCTTCTTTCTGCTCGGTTTAATGCTGCTGCTGGCCGGTCTGGCCGCGGCACAGGAGCGGCGATTCCGGATCTACCTGATCCACCACGGCTGGCATGCCGGGATCGCCTTCTATCAGGCTGATCTCGAAGGGACCGACTGGCCGGCCGAGGCTTTCTTTCCGGAGCGGCGCTTCGTCGAAGTGGGCTGGGGCGAGGCCGGCTACTACCCCGATCCGGACCCCGGTGCGGGCGATGCGCTTCGCGCGGCGCTCTGGCCCACGGACGCCGTGCTGCACGTGGCCGCGTTCGACCACCCGCCGGCTCTGATCTTCAAAGGACCCGTACGTCAGATCGACCTCGACAGCACGGCATTCCGACGGCTGGTGGCCTACGTGGCCGATTATTTCAAACGGGACGCACAGGGCAGGCTCGAGCCCGTTGCACCGGGATTGTACGGAGTGGAGAGCCAGTTCTACGCGGCAAAGGGGCGCTATCACCTTTTCAACAACTGCAACCACTGGGTGGCGCGGGCGCTTCGCGCGGCCGGCCTGTCCGTTCATCCCGCCCGCGCGCTCACCCTCGGTGACCTCTGGCGCCAGCTTGAACCGTTGAGCCAGGCGGCCAGCCCGGAGGCGGCCGGGTGCCTGTCGAACATCCGGTAG
- a CDS encoding Eco57I restriction-modification methylase domain-containing protein yields the protein MSREPGTHLVAHGYERATLLALLKKTGRFREDLTGNASAAPPRAQVLGVWELEDIAVPVLEVPVEDAERKRWSDWEAVCAWLRAQQGEAALCVFYDARRAFRLALIGPRSGKARPPVSGNFRRWSLLVQPGYPNRTFSERVPLLMRADSREALLEVFDAEAVGHAFYAAYVKIFQESVVSGIYGEGSRQEYQDCFLAFTVRVLFLSFVAKKGWLGDQGARFLPWLLERYQTVAQQEEATGFYNRWLRPLFFEAFRAAPSAKTARFRTLPEDIAIIYRDAPFLNGELFRRQPFDARLALTDEAIARFFSLLYGYNFILEESTHEDVDLELTPELLGLILEQLINGVGITGAKEQVGAHYTPRVEVDLMVRLALMEALVQRAVLDRAAAARFVFEGKLESDQALAVRKTLEDLKVLDPAVGSGAFLVGMLQVLEELLDRTHESLGDRCADRVQRRRRLIAEVLHGVDVLRWAVWMTELRLWLALLVDLDDRVRHTSGPILPSLGLRVVQGDALIQRIGKRLLPMRPDGPLWNRPEIRAPLQQLNEYRRAYFENKASLEQVRAAETALFQAMVQQERRRLQQQASSTGELFQKARCRSDDAATQQQLTALQELLDAAAAGHRPFVWWVDFSDVMVERGGFDVVIGNPPYVRQEQISDVLGDLTPSAYKAMLAAAYRMDWEAIAGSRLPAVQRRADLYVYFYVRSLRLLNDRGVHVFIASNSWLDVDFGSWLQELFLRYAPLRLVLENRSYRSFAAGINTAITVALAPRPIVHREPVRFCALYRAFEEVHPADILQIVEATQDLRQEAFRVLVRAPNVLLQEAGRTGKYSGSKWGGKYLRAPDIFYTLFEQGQRRWVRLGEIAEVRRGITTGVNEFFYLEPVGQTVEEVATLAKQDPAARVPVRNSLGWEGRLEAAWLRPIIKSSREIRTLKVGLENLRYLVLMPPEEVRAHLEANLDPPLARYPGILDYIRWGETRGYPKRPTCSSRRWWWDLGERPIGQVLCMMTYNDRHPFWVNTVALSDNRLYDLYVKTTDPLLLAALMNTTLVPLQMELLGRINLGEGALDFKVYEAAELLCPAPDVLSSDEQARLLTAFQAMVDRPVRSLFEELGFPRCRRSRCAHPDHPYEHVVPEMLTLDQVRQASPERFQMDTVVCRALGLNDREQLEVYRAVTQLVLERLRRARTAHP from the coding sequence ATGAGTCGGGAGCCAGGTACGCATCTCGTTGCACATGGCTATGAGCGCGCGACGTTGCTCGCGTTGTTGAAAAAGACCGGGCGTTTTCGAGAGGATCTGACGGGGAACGCCTCCGCTGCACCGCCGCGGGCACAGGTGCTGGGCGTTTGGGAGCTTGAGGATATAGCTGTTCCGGTGTTGGAGGTGCCGGTTGAAGATGCCGAGCGTAAGCGATGGAGCGACTGGGAAGCTGTGTGCGCCTGGTTGCGTGCGCAACAGGGTGAAGCCGCACTATGTGTGTTTTACGATGCGCGCAGGGCGTTTCGTCTGGCTTTGATAGGCCCACGTTCTGGGAAGGCACGTCCCCCCGTATCGGGAAATTTCCGACGCTGGAGCCTGCTGGTGCAGCCGGGTTATCCCAATCGAACCTTTAGCGAACGCGTACCCCTGTTGATGCGGGCGGATAGCCGGGAGGCTTTGCTAGAAGTTTTCGATGCGGAAGCCGTTGGACATGCTTTCTACGCAGCCTATGTAAAGATTTTTCAGGAGAGCGTAGTCTCCGGTATCTATGGGGAAGGCTCCCGGCAAGAATATCAGGATTGTTTCCTGGCCTTTACCGTACGGGTGTTGTTTTTGAGCTTTGTGGCCAAAAAGGGATGGCTTGGGGATCAGGGGGCACGTTTTTTGCCCTGGCTCCTGGAACGCTACCAGACGGTCGCTCAGCAAGAGGAGGCGACCGGTTTCTACAACAGGTGGCTTCGGCCGCTGTTTTTTGAGGCGTTTCGTGCAGCTCCTTCGGCCAAAACGGCACGTTTCCGTACGCTTCCCGAAGACATCGCGATCATCTACCGAGACGCCCCTTTCCTCAACGGGGAGCTGTTTCGCCGTCAACCCTTCGATGCCCGTCTTGCGCTTACCGATGAGGCGATTGCCCGGTTTTTTTCCTTGCTCTATGGGTACAATTTTATTCTTGAAGAAAGCACGCATGAGGACGTCGATCTGGAGCTGACGCCTGAACTGCTGGGCCTAATCCTGGAGCAGCTCATCAATGGGGTGGGCATTACCGGAGCGAAAGAACAGGTGGGGGCCCACTATACGCCCCGGGTCGAAGTCGATCTGATGGTGCGGCTGGCGCTGATGGAAGCGCTGGTGCAGCGTGCGGTGCTGGATCGAGCGGCGGCGGCCCGCTTTGTGTTCGAAGGGAAGCTTGAGAGCGATCAGGCGCTGGCGGTACGCAAAACGCTGGAAGATCTCAAAGTACTTGATCCGGCGGTTGGCTCCGGTGCCTTTCTGGTCGGCATGCTTCAGGTGCTGGAAGAACTACTGGACCGCACCCATGAAAGCCTTGGAGATCGGTGTGCGGACCGGGTGCAACGACGGCGCCGCTTGATCGCCGAGGTGCTGCATGGCGTGGATGTGCTGCGCTGGGCGGTATGGATGACCGAACTGCGGCTCTGGCTGGCCCTCCTTGTCGATTTAGACGACAGGGTGCGGCATACTTCAGGACCGATTCTTCCCAGTCTGGGTCTGCGCGTTGTGCAGGGCGATGCGCTGATCCAGCGGATCGGCAAGCGGCTGCTCCCGATGCGTCCCGACGGGCCGCTGTGGAATCGCCCGGAAATCAGAGCACCGCTCCAACAGCTCAACGAATACCGCCGCGCTTACTTTGAAAATAAGGCGTCGCTGGAGCAGGTGCGTGCCGCCGAAACAGCCCTCTTTCAGGCGATGGTGCAGCAGGAGCGTCGCAGGTTGCAGCAACAGGCCAGCAGCACGGGCGAACTGTTCCAGAAAGCGCGCTGCAGGTCAGACGATGCAGCAACGCAGCAGCAATTGACAGCGCTACAGGAGCTGCTGGATGCTGCAGCCGCGGGGCACCGTCCCTTCGTCTGGTGGGTGGATTTTTCCGATGTGATGGTAGAACGAGGCGGTTTTGATGTGGTGATCGGTAATCCTCCGTATGTGCGCCAGGAGCAGATTTCGGATGTACTGGGTGACCTTACGCCCTCGGCTTACAAAGCAATGCTGGCGGCCGCTTACCGAATGGACTGGGAGGCAATCGCCGGTTCACGTTTGCCTGCAGTGCAGCGGCGCGCTGACCTTTACGTCTACTTCTATGTCCGTTCACTGCGGCTGCTGAACGATCGAGGGGTGCACGTTTTTATCGCGTCGAATTCCTGGCTCGATGTAGACTTCGGGAGCTGGCTGCAGGAGTTGTTTCTGCGATATGCGCCCCTGCGGCTTGTGCTGGAAAATCGTAGCTATCGCTCTTTTGCCGCCGGTATCAACACCGCCATCACGGTAGCACTCGCTCCCCGTCCGATTGTGCATCGTGAGCCGGTGCGTTTCTGCGCGCTTTACAGAGCCTTTGAAGAGGTACATCCGGCTGATATCCTCCAGATCGTAGAGGCTACGCAGGATCTGCGTCAGGAAGCCTTCCGCGTGCTCGTGCGGGCGCCGAACGTGCTGTTGCAAGAAGCCGGGCGAACCGGAAAGTACTCGGGGAGCAAGTGGGGGGGCAAGTACCTGCGGGCTCCCGACATCTTTTACACCCTTTTTGAGCAGGGCCAGCGTCGGTGGGTGCGATTGGGAGAGATAGCCGAAGTGCGGCGTGGCATTACGACGGGCGTCAACGAGTTTTTCTATCTGGAGCCTGTAGGACAGACGGTCGAGGAGGTCGCAACGCTCGCAAAACAGGACCCAGCGGCACGTGTGCCGGTGCGGAACAGCCTCGGGTGGGAAGGGCGCCTTGAGGCCGCCTGGTTGCGTCCCATCATCAAAAGCTCGCGAGAAATCCGCACGTTAAAGGTTGGTCTGGAAAATCTGCGATATCTGGTATTGATGCCTCCTGAGGAGGTGCGCGCTCATCTTGAGGCGAATCTGGATCCGCCACTTGCCCGGTATCCCGGTATCCTCGACTATATCCGATGGGGGGAAACCCGGGGCTATCCGAAGCGCCCCACGTGTAGCAGCCGCCGGTGGTGGTGGGATCTCGGCGAGCGGCCGATCGGTCAGGTGCTTTGCATGATGACCTACAACGATCGGCATCCATTCTGGGTCAATACGGTCGCGTTGAGCGATAACCGGCTCTACGATCTCTATGTGAAGACGACCGACCCGCTGCTTCTGGCCGCGCTGATGAATACCACGCTTGTCCCTCTACAGATGGAACTTCTGGGACGCATCAACCTGGGTGAAGGGGCGTTGGATTTCAAAGTGTACGAGGCGGCCGAGCTGCTGTGTCCCGCCCCGGACGTGCTTTCGAGCGACGAGCAGGCCCGGCTGCTAACCGCATTTCAGGCGATGGTAGATCGGCCCGTCCGCAGTCTTTTTGAGGAGCTGGGTTTTCCACGGTGCCGCCGTTCCCGATGCGCCCATCCTGATCATCCGTATGAGCACGTGGTGCCGGAGATGCTGACGCTGGACCAGGTACGACAGGCTTCCCCCGAGCGCTTTCAGATGGACACGGTGGTATGCCGGGCACTGGGGCTGAACGATAGGGAACAGCTTGAAGTGTATCGCGCCGTCACGCAGCTTGTGCTCGAACGATTGCGTCGGGCGCGCACGGCGCACCCCTGA
- a CDS encoding DUF2726 domain-containing protein, producing the protein METSSTPADVEQLYRHVQAQAWTPALELVYRHRTLLAVDPLWRHAADVLVRELHPRLAEVGEAVLERLFLLHTGRLYALPEKVFADLVAELVRRHADRPELARRYARWCPTHPECARLLATPTTETPWEELHDFAVRRHQPIQQVRPPSLFRSQQEFVFFQAVREVFPTYLVYPNVALSCLIDYERLADVLSEAERRYALQALVDCAVFDPDDGYRPRYCFELDSPLHGAPERRQRDALKARILQRAGLPLFCIRPPTGTVDRNAFVALLRRLFQQNL; encoded by the coding sequence ATGGAGACCTCATCCACGCCGGCCGATGTAGAACAGCTCTACCGGCACGTGCAGGCGCAGGCCTGGACGCCGGCGCTGGAGCTGGTTTACCGGCACCGGACGCTGCTTGCGGTCGATCCGCTCTGGCGGCATGCGGCCGACGTGCTCGTCCGGGAGCTGCATCCGCGTCTGGCCGAAGTCGGCGAGGCCGTGCTGGAACGGCTGTTTCTGCTGCACACCGGCCGACTCTACGCCCTTCCGGAGAAGGTTTTTGCCGACCTGGTGGCCGAGCTGGTCCGTCGCCACGCCGACCGTCCTGAGCTGGCCCGGCGCTACGCCCGCTGGTGCCCGACGCACCCCGAGTGCGCCCGTCTGCTCGCAACACCCACCACGGAGACGCCCTGGGAAGAGCTGCACGACTTTGCCGTTCGACGGCACCAGCCCATCCAGCAGGTCAGACCGCCCTCGCTTTTTCGTTCGCAGCAGGAGTTCGTGTTTTTCCAGGCGGTGCGGGAGGTGTTTCCCACCTATCTGGTCTATCCGAACGTGGCGCTCTCGTGCCTGATCGATTATGAGCGCCTGGCCGATGTGCTCAGCGAAGCGGAACGCCGCTATGCACTCCAGGCACTGGTAGACTGCGCCGTGTTCGACCCGGACGACGGCTACCGTCCCCGCTACTGCTTCGAGCTGGACAGTCCGCTGCACGGTGCGCCGGAGCGCCGGCAACGTGACGCCCTCAAAGCCCGCATCCTGCAACGGGCCGGTTTGCCGCTTTTCTGCATTCGCCCACCGACGGGCACCGTCGATCGCAACGCATTCGTGGCCCTGCTGCGTCGACTCTTTCAACAGAACCTCTGA